One genomic window of Cydia pomonella isolate Wapato2018A chromosome 6, ilCydPomo1, whole genome shotgun sequence includes the following:
- the LOC133519007 gene encoding uncharacterized protein LOC133519007, whose amino-acid sequence MNAPLALLLCCVVGSAVGYYAQPNAPYNIGPNDPFAVEVNPNFLAQPSQRLFWGSGQGSNQVGGTGFWNHLTNKFPFLGNMFGRMELPTQYGSPSFNNYDYQQYSAPGYQSYNLYHQPQPQFNQAQPQFNHLQPQFNQVPPQYPAQQYPRNFAAGRDVAITDDAVIVTPPHVPIAPPAPAPAPAEPAEGGYQYNKPQYRLELPHK is encoded by the exons ATGAATGCGCCCCTTGCACTCCTGCTGTGTTGTGTTGTTG GAAGTGCCGTAGGGTACTACGCGCAGCCAAACGCGCCCTACAACATCGGACCGAACGATCCGTTCGCGGTTGAAGTTAACCCTAACTTCCTCGCCCAACCTTCGCAACGGCTATTCTGGGGCAGCGGGCAAGGCAGCAACCAGGTCGGCGGCACCGGCTTCTGGAATCACCTCACGAACAAGTTCCCGTTCCTAGGAAACATGTTCGGTCGGATGGAGCTGCCCACGCAGTACGGTTCCCCTTCATTCAATAACTACGACTACCAGCAGTACAGCGCGCCTGGCTACCAATCGTACAATCTATACCACCAACCGCAGCCGCAATTCAACCAGGCGCAACCTCAGTTCAACCATTTGCAGCCTCAATTCAACCAAGTACCGCCCCAGTACCCGGCCCAGCAATACCCTCGGAACTTCGCGGCAGGTCGCGATGTGGCCATAACTGATGATGCTGTGATAGTGACTCCCCCGCACGTGCCGATAgcgccgccggcgccggcgccggctcCGGCGGAACCCGCTGAGGGCGGTTACCAGTATAACAAGCCGCAGTACAGGCTCGAATTACCCCATAAGTGA